A portion of the Paucilactobacillus hokkaidonensis JCM 18461 genome contains these proteins:
- a CDS encoding demethylmenaquinone methyltransferase has translation MANDKSNQVHTIFQKIAPSYDKMNSIISLGTHQSWRNRATSLIKLRPNSKILDVCCGTGDWTIKLANQINHKGHVTGLDFSDSMLTVATEKVKKYDLTEKINLIQGDAMQLPFESNQFDIVTIGFGLRNVADASSTLREMLRVLKPGGQLVCLETSQPTAPIIKQGWELYFGHIVPLLGKTLVNEQQEYTYLTDSTHNFVDYKQLAAMFKQAGFKQIFYRRIMLGAAAIHTGIKPQ, from the coding sequence ATGGCTAACGATAAATCCAATCAAGTACACACCATCTTCCAAAAAATTGCACCCAGCTACGATAAAATGAACTCGATTATCAGTCTCGGAACACATCAATCATGGCGTAATCGAGCTACCAGTCTGATAAAATTACGCCCTAATAGCAAAATTTTAGATGTTTGCTGCGGGACTGGTGATTGGACAATTAAGCTGGCCAACCAGATTAATCATAAGGGTCATGTTACCGGCCTAGATTTCAGTGATAGCATGCTGACTGTTGCTACAGAAAAAGTAAAAAAATATGATTTAACTGAAAAAATAAACCTCATTCAAGGGGATGCAATGCAGCTCCCGTTTGAATCAAATCAATTTGATATTGTCACTATCGGTTTTGGCCTCCGTAACGTGGCGGATGCTTCCTCGACATTACGAGAAATGCTACGTGTTTTAAAACCGGGAGGACAACTAGTTTGCCTGGAGACTTCTCAACCAACAGCCCCTATTATCAAACAAGGATGGGAATTATATTTCGGTCACATTGTGCCATTGTTGGGTAAGACACTAGTTAATGAGCAACAAGAATATACGTACCTAACCGACTCAACACACAACTTTGTTGACTATAAGCAACTAGCAGCAATGTTTAAACAAGCTGGTTTCAAACAAATTTTCTACCGTCGTATTATGCTAGGTGCTGCAGCAATTCATACTGGTATTAAGCCACAATAA
- a CDS encoding Na+/H+ antiporter NhaC family protein: MNSKATNSDNRMHLWESICIMIFMFLVLGILIIKYKMDPQIPLLLVFTVLLFYGYLRHFTWDEMFAGVVEGITPGIIPIMIFLLIGLLVATWLASGTIATIMVIGIHILSIRFFLPTIFIICGLVGMTIGSAFTTISTVGIALLGIGHIFGFPAPLTVGAIVSGAFFGNNMSPLSDTSNLTTSIAGVNLYDHLKNMAFTAVPAALITIVIYLFVGVPTTAVNSAKIQLMSSELSGHFQVSAWLLLPMLVVLILAWIKVPAIPTLLAGSLTAIGIFVVNHPHFSIAKIGDILMNGYHAHFGDATDGIMSGGGITGMLSSISLILCALALGGLLIKMGVVNTLINSIMQLVSRPGNLILMTSLSGIGVNLLVGEQYLSIILPGSAFKQAFHRQGIDSKYLSRTLATSGADVNALVPWGVSGIFIAGTLGVDPFQYIPLAFYPYLNPLITIILGYTFVSWKYRKQG, translated from the coding sequence ATGAACTCGAAAGCAACAAATTCAGATAATAGAATGCATTTGTGGGAAAGCATCTGTATCATGATTTTTATGTTCTTGGTGTTAGGAATATTGATTATTAAATATAAAATGGATCCTCAAATCCCATTATTGTTAGTATTTACGGTTTTGCTATTTTATGGTTACTTACGACATTTTACTTGGGATGAAATGTTTGCTGGTGTCGTTGAAGGCATTACTCCTGGAATTATTCCCATCATGATCTTCTTACTGATTGGATTATTAGTTGCTACGTGGCTAGCTTCCGGAACAATTGCTACCATCATGGTAATTGGTATTCATATTCTATCAATTCGGTTTTTTCTGCCAACTATTTTTATTATTTGCGGGTTAGTGGGGATGACAATTGGTAGTGCGTTTACTACTATTTCTACAGTTGGGATTGCACTGCTTGGAATTGGCCATATTTTTGGCTTTCCAGCACCATTGACTGTTGGTGCGATTGTTTCTGGGGCTTTCTTTGGAAATAATATGTCGCCTTTGTCCGATACATCCAATCTGACAACGAGTATTGCCGGAGTTAATTTGTATGATCATTTAAAGAATATGGCTTTTACTGCTGTTCCAGCTGCGCTAATTACAATTGTAATTTATCTATTTGTTGGTGTTCCAACGACTGCAGTGAACTCTGCTAAAATTCAGTTAATGAGTAGTGAATTAAGCGGTCATTTTCAGGTTAGCGCTTGGCTGCTTTTACCAATGTTGGTGGTTTTGATATTAGCTTGGATTAAAGTGCCGGCAATTCCAACATTGCTGGCAGGATCACTGACTGCAATTGGTATTTTTGTGGTTAATCATCCCCACTTTAGTATTGCTAAAATCGGTGATATTTTAATGAATGGTTATCATGCTCATTTTGGTGATGCTACGGATGGCATTATGTCGGGCGGAGGAATCACGGGAATGCTTAGTTCCATTTCGCTGATTCTTTGTGCACTCGCATTAGGTGGACTATTAATTAAAATGGGTGTAGTCAATACGTTGATTAATAGTATTATGCAATTGGTTAGTCGACCAGGTAACTTAATTTTAATGACTTCATTAAGTGGAATTGGTGTTAACTTACTAGTTGGCGAGCAGTATTTATCAATTATTCTGCCCGGCTCTGCGTTTAAACAAGCTTTCCATCGACAAGGAATTGATTCAAAATATTTATCACGAACATTGGCAACTAGCGGTGCGGACGTTAATGCATTAGTGCCGTGGGGGGTTAGTGGTATTTTTATCGCGGGAACACTAGGTGTTGATCCATTCCAGTATATTCCATTGGCCTTTTACCCGTACTTGAATCCGTTAATTACCATTATTTTAGGATATACGTTTGTTTCATGGAAGTATCGAAAACAGGGATGA
- a CDS encoding nucleobase:cation symporter-2 family protein has protein sequence MEPKKTEVSNWKAAILGLQHLLAMYSGDVLVPLLIGGALNFTAAQMTYLVSIDIFMCGIATLLQLKQTALTGIGLPVVLGCAVQAVAPLQSIGGTLGITYMYGAIICAGFFVFLIAGLFAKIRNLFPPVVTGSLITVIGFTLVPVGFQNLGGGDIAAKSFGSLPNLAVGFLTIIIILAINAFTKGFIRSISILIGILAGSLIAGSFGLVSLQPVSQATWFHLPQPFYFGVPSFNASSIITMILISLTTMIESTGVFFALSEVTGRKLTNQDLKRGYRAEGIAAMLGGVFNTFPYSTFSQNVGVLKLSGVKTRKPVYFAAVFLIFLGLLPKVGALATIIPSATLGGAMIVMFGMVGLQGIQILKQVDFSKNSNLLVASMSIGLGLGVTVYPQIFQHLPQELQIMLSNGVVVGSVTAVVLNLILNRPKTTLNNK, from the coding sequence GTGGAACCAAAAAAGACCGAAGTATCAAACTGGAAAGCTGCTATTTTAGGACTACAGCATCTGTTAGCAATGTACTCTGGCGATGTACTAGTTCCCTTGCTAATTGGCGGAGCACTCAACTTTACTGCTGCTCAAATGACTTATCTGGTATCCATTGATATTTTTATGTGTGGTATCGCAACCCTCTTACAACTTAAGCAGACTGCGCTAACTGGGATTGGTTTGCCCGTTGTTCTGGGCTGTGCTGTTCAGGCAGTAGCACCGTTGCAATCCATCGGAGGGACACTAGGTATTACATATATGTATGGCGCCATTATCTGTGCTGGATTCTTTGTTTTCTTGATTGCTGGTCTGTTTGCAAAAATTAGGAACTTATTTCCCCCTGTTGTCACTGGATCATTAATCACCGTCATCGGTTTCACACTTGTTCCAGTTGGCTTTCAAAATTTAGGTGGTGGCGACATTGCCGCTAAATCGTTCGGAAGTTTACCTAATTTAGCAGTTGGCTTTTTAACCATTATCATTATTTTAGCAATCAACGCTTTTACAAAGGGCTTTATTCGCTCAATCTCAATCCTAATTGGTATTTTAGCTGGATCGTTGATTGCCGGTTCCTTTGGCTTAGTGTCCCTTCAGCCAGTTTCACAAGCCACTTGGTTTCATTTACCACAACCATTTTACTTTGGCGTTCCTTCCTTTAATGCTTCATCCATTATTACCATGATCCTAATCTCTCTGACTACCATGATTGAATCCACTGGAGTTTTCTTTGCTTTAAGCGAAGTCACCGGCCGAAAGCTGACAAATCAAGATCTAAAGCGCGGCTATCGCGCTGAAGGAATTGCAGCCATGCTTGGTGGTGTTTTTAATACCTTCCCATATTCAACCTTTTCACAAAATGTCGGAGTTCTAAAACTATCTGGCGTTAAAACTCGTAAACCAGTATACTTTGCGGCCGTATTTCTAATTTTTCTAGGACTACTACCAAAAGTGGGTGCCTTAGCAACAATCATTCCATCCGCTACCTTAGGTGGTGCTATGATTGTCATGTTTGGGATGGTTGGCCTACAAGGAATCCAAATTTTAAAACAAGTTGACTTCAGTAAAAACAGTAATTTACTAGTCGCTTCAATGTCAATCGGATTGGGACTGGGTGTCACCGTCTATCCTCAAATCTTTCAGCATTTGCCACAAGAATTACAGATCATGTTAAGCAATGGTGTCGTGGTGGGGAGTGTAACTGCGGTCGTACTGAATTTAATTTTGAATCGACCTAAGACAACTTTGAATAACAAGTAA
- a CDS encoding O-acetyl-ADP-ribose deacetylase, translating into MGTVKIIQGDITKIKVDAIVNAANTTLLGGGGVDGAIHRAAGPQLLAECRTLHGCETGEAKITKGYLLPAQHVIHTLGPVWQGGTQREAQLLHNSYLNSLKRADENNCATVAFPSISTGVYHYPLKAAAEIALTTIHEFMRKTKVVKEVTMVCFDSATFTTYQQVEQKF; encoded by the coding sequence ATGGGTACAGTAAAAATTATTCAAGGCGATATTACTAAAATAAAAGTTGATGCAATCGTAAATGCGGCTAACACAACCTTGCTAGGTGGTGGCGGTGTTGATGGGGCAATTCACCGGGCTGCCGGGCCACAACTGTTAGCAGAGTGTCGAACATTGCACGGTTGTGAAACTGGAGAAGCTAAAATTACTAAGGGATATTTACTGCCAGCACAACATGTCATTCACACGCTCGGTCCAGTTTGGCAGGGTGGTACTCAACGTGAAGCCCAATTACTACATAATTCGTATTTAAATAGCTTGAAGCGGGCGGATGAAAATAATTGTGCAACGGTTGCTTTTCCATCAATCAGTACAGGTGTCTATCACTATCCACTGAAAGCAGCAGCTGAGATTGCGTTGACGACTATCCATGAGTTTATGCGAAAGACCAAGGTTGTCAAAGAAGTGACGATGGTTTGTTTTGATTCAGCAACATTTACGACGTATCAACAAGTTGAACAGAAATTTTAA
- a CDS encoding bifunctional hydroxymethylpyrimidine kinase/phosphomethylpyrimidine kinase: MHSNTPILIAQDLSAVGTLSMKVAIPILSSFGIRISLLPTTLLSTQTEGFQQPVKQDLSPWIEQTFDHWQQEHIHFSGGLIGYLGNTQLVDQLVSFINHDALPSPIFDPVMGDHGKLYPGLTNDYPQAMNSLLSRASITVPNITEAQLLTGITVSDYPTKNEKRKLLTTLTNKMPTGGHAIITGVAVGERLGCIWLENDKLHFYGHPSLSGHFYGSGDVFAALLTGFLLQQESLGTAIQHATDGTFLALQTTNRSPLERRFGVDLSKLLIQISKYAQTGTWDI, translated from the coding sequence ATGCACTCAAACACCCCCATCCTAATAGCACAAGATTTATCAGCTGTGGGCACGCTCTCGATGAAGGTTGCAATTCCCATTTTAAGTTCATTTGGTATCCGGATATCGCTATTGCCGACTACGCTTTTATCCACTCAGACAGAAGGCTTCCAACAGCCTGTAAAACAAGACTTAAGTCCCTGGATTGAGCAAACATTCGACCACTGGCAGCAAGAACATATTCATTTTAGTGGTGGTCTAATCGGTTATTTAGGTAATACTCAGTTAGTTGATCAATTAGTTAGCTTTATTAATCATGATGCGTTACCGTCGCCCATTTTTGATCCTGTCATGGGCGATCACGGCAAACTTTATCCTGGTTTAACTAACGATTATCCACAAGCAATGAATTCACTTTTATCCCGTGCATCAATAACTGTCCCCAATATTACTGAAGCCCAATTGCTAACTGGAATTACAGTCAGCGATTATCCCACGAAAAATGAAAAACGAAAACTATTGACTACACTGACAAATAAAATGCCAACTGGTGGACATGCAATTATTACTGGAGTTGCCGTTGGTGAAAGACTTGGTTGTATTTGGTTGGAAAATGACAAACTACATTTTTATGGTCACCCCAGTTTATCCGGCCATTTCTACGGTAGTGGTGACGTCTTCGCTGCATTATTAACCGGCTTTTTACTTCAACAAGAATCGCTTGGAACAGCAATTCAACATGCCACCGATGGAACCTTCTTAGCACTCCAAACTACCAATAGATCACCACTAGAACGACGTTTTGGCGTCGACCTGTCAAAACTACTAATCCAAATCAGTAAATATGCACAAACCGGAACTTGGGATATTTAA
- a CDS encoding ECF transporter S component, which yields MQASHSVRQIIMPAMFVAATVVISRFFIIPVPMTHGNINLCDAGIFMAALLFGRRDGLIVGGLSGFILDLISGYSQYMFFSLIVHGLEGFIAGWLGYHASRKMQFLALFIGTIIMVGGYFVSDTILYSLTPGLLGIPMNLVQGLVGAVIAWPVSIRLRKYVNR from the coding sequence ATGCAGGCTAGTCATTCAGTTCGTCAAATTATTATGCCGGCAATGTTTGTTGCCGCAACAGTTGTGATTTCACGTTTTTTCATTATTCCAGTGCCCATGACTCACGGAAATATAAATCTCTGCGATGCAGGTATTTTCATGGCTGCACTCCTATTTGGCCGTCGCGATGGCTTAATCGTCGGTGGGCTAAGCGGTTTTATTTTAGATCTAATTTCAGGCTACTCGCAGTATATGTTTTTTTCATTAATCGTCCATGGATTAGAAGGCTTTATTGCCGGATGGTTGGGATATCATGCTAGTCGTAAAATGCAATTTTTAGCTCTATTCATTGGTACGATCATCATGGTTGGTGGCTATTTTGTTTCTGACACCATTTTGTACTCATTAACTCCTGGTTTACTTGGAATTCCAATGAACTTAGTACAAGGACTAGTTGGTGCTGTCATCGCGTGGCCAGTATCAATTAGGCTACGCAAATACGTTAACCGATAA
- a CDS encoding CsbD family protein — translation MALEDKKDQLAGKAKEKEGQVTGDKSREAQGKGEQAAAKVKDTVKDAKDSVKDKLEETKDKLKKKS, via the coding sequence ATGGCATTAGAAGATAAAAAGGATCAATTGGCGGGCAAGGCTAAAGAAAAAGAGGGTCAAGTGACCGGTGACAAATCACGTGAGGCTCAGGGTAAGGGTGAACAGGCTGCTGCCAAAGTCAAAGATACAGTCAAGGATGCTAAAGATTCAGTGAAAGATAAACTTGAAGAGACTAAAGATAAGTTGAAGAAAAAATCATAA